In Nicotiana tabacum cultivar K326 chromosome 19, ASM71507v2, whole genome shotgun sequence, one DNA window encodes the following:
- the LOC107784593 gene encoding transcription factor PIF3: protein MPLSEFLKMARGKLESGQQRISSTTHLSSFPENDLVELVWENGQIMMQGQSSSAKKNPIPNKLPSNVSKIGKFGVMDSMLNDMPLSVPTDELDLIQEDEGVPWLGYAADDSLQQDYCSQFLPEISGLTANEPSRQSEFGLINKRGSSDKMIRDSHSVPIHNAGNFEQRKVSPSSKFSLLCSLAPQKGHLESGVSDVFSSKISNTPVSVYGDSGQNQAAAGEVKSIKIQKQNMSGSCSSLPNFSHFSRPATFVKAAKLQNITGGPNVSDSYTVEAKGSKEGENVTNSHNNVNAAAVEDYLSSKKENDLHYPTNVVPSQLESRASGDSFHDRSCRVEQSDNVFRDRSSNSANTPGQFTGAKATTDTADGERNVEHGVVCSSVCSGSSAERGSSDQPHNLKRKTRDNEDSGCPSEDVEEESVGIKKTCPTRGGTGSKRSRAAEVHNLSERRRRDRINEKMRALQELIPNCNKADKASMLDEAIEYLKTLQLQVQIMSMGAGFCVPPMMFPAGVQHMHAAQMPHFSPMGLGMGMGMGMGYGMGMLDMNGRSSGCPVFPIPSVQGSHFPSPPIPATAAYPGIAVSSRHAFAHPGQGLPMPIPRPSLAPLAGQSSTGAAVPLNAARVGVSVDRPSVPPILDSKNPVHKKNSRIVRDAESSLPINQTCSQVQAANEILDKSALVQKNDQLLDVTGSAANNLTNQTDVPGSEAGSSL, encoded by the exons ATGCCTCTCTCTGAGTTTTTGAAAATGGCTAGAGGGAAGCTTGAATCTGGCCAACAGAGAATCTCATCTACAACTCATCTCTCTTCTTT TCCTGAGAATGACTTGGTTGAGCTTGTATGGGAAAATGGTCAGATTATGATGCAAGGCCAGTCCAGTAGTGCTAAGAAGAACCCTATTCCTAATAAACTTCCATCAAATGTCTCAAAGATTGGGAAGTTTGGTGTGATGGACTCTATGTTGAATGATATGCCATTATCTGTGCCCACTGATGAACTGGATTTGATTCAAGAGGATGAAGGGGTGCCTTGGTTAGGTTATGCAGCAGATGATAGTCTTCAACAAGATTATTGTTCTCAGTTTTTGCCTGAAATATCTGGTTTGACGGCAAATGAACCATCCAGACAGAGTGAATTTGGTTTAATAAATAAGAGAGGTAGTTCCGATAAGATGATTAGGGATTCACATAGTGTTCCTATTCATAATGCTGGTAATTTTGAGCAAAGAAAGGTTTCTCCTTCTTCCAAATTTAGCCTGTTATGTTCATTGGCACCTCAGAAAGGTCATCTAGAATCAGGAGTTTCAGATGTCTTTAGCAGTAAAATTAGCAATACTCCAGTGTCTGTGTATGGGGATTCAGGTCAAAATCAAGCTGCAGCTGGTGAGGTCAAAAGCATTAAAATCCAAAAGCAAAATATGTCTGGAAGTTGCTCCAGTTTGCCGAACTTTTCACATTTCTCAAGACCTGCTACATTTGTTAAAGCAGCGAAGCTTCAAAATATTACTGGGGGTCCGAATGTCTCAGATTCATATACCGTAGAAGCAAAGGGGagtaaagaaggagaaaatgtgACAAATAGCCACAATAATGTAAATGCTGCAGCAGTTGAAGACTATTTAAGTTCCAAGAAGGAAAATGACCTCCATTATCCAACTAATGTGGTACCTTCCCAACTCGAGTCAAGAGCATCTGGGGATAGCTTTCATGATAGATCATGTCGTGTTGAACAGTCTGATAATGTGTTCAGAGATCGTTCGAGTAATAGTGCCAACACCCCTGGTCAGTTTACTGGTGCAAAGGCAACGACAGATACAGCTGATGGTGAGAGAAATGTTGAACATGGGGTTGTTTGCTCATCTGTATGCTCTGGTAGCAGTGCAGAGAGAGGATCAAGTGATCAGCCTCATAATCTAAAGAGGAAAACCCGAGATAATGAGGATTCCGGGTGTCCAAGTGAA GATGTTGAAGAAGAATCTGTTGGTATAAAAAAAACATGCCCTACTCGAGGAGGTACAGGTTCAAAGAGAAGCCGAGCTGCAGAGGTGCATAATTTGTCTGAGCGG aGGCGAAGGGATAGGATTAATGAAAAGATGCGTGCATTACAGGAACTAATACCCAACTGCAATAAG GCGGATAAAGCTTCAATGCTTGATGAAGCTATTGAGTATTTGAAGACACTTCAACTGCAAGTACAG ATAATGTCTATGGGAGCAGGGTTTTGTGTCCCACCAATGATGTTTCCTGCTGGAGTGCAGCACATGCATGCTGCCCAAATGCCACATTTCTCTCCAATGGGTTTAGGGATGGGTATGGGAATGGGGATGGGCTATGGAATGGGTATGCTTGACATGAATGGTAGATCGTCTGGCTGCCCTGTTTTTCCAATCCCCTCTGTTCAAGGATCTCATTTTCCGTCACCTCCAATTCCTGCCACTGCTGCTTATCCAGGAATAGCTGTATCTAGTCGTCATGCCTTTGCACATCCTGGTCAAGGACTTCCCATGCCAATCCCACGACCATCTTTGGCTCCTTTGGCAGGGCAATCATCAACTGGTGCTGCTGTCCCTTTGAACGCTGCAAGGGTAGGAGTTTCAGTGGACAGACCGAGTGTACCACCAATTTTGGATTCCAAAAATCCAGTACACAAGAAGAACTCACGGATAGTCCGTGATGCTGAATCTAGCCTCCCAATAAATCAGACATGCAGTCAG